One Bufo gargarizans isolate SCDJY-AF-19 chromosome 3, ASM1485885v1, whole genome shotgun sequence DNA segment encodes these proteins:
- the LOC122932085 gene encoding gastrula zinc finger protein XlCGF71.1-like encodes GKCFSYKSYLDKHLTIHTGEKAFSCPECGKCFSEKSNRNTHLRTHTGEKPFSCPECGNCFSEKSSLIKHQRTHTGEKPFSCPECGKCFSDKFSLINHQRTHTGEKPFSCPECGKCFSQKPSLIKHQRTHTGEKPYSCPKCEKCFTDKSNLIKHQRIHTG; translated from the coding sequence gggaagtgttttagctaCAAATCATATCTTGATAAACATCTgacaattcacacaggagagaaggcattttcatgtcctgaatgtgggaagtgttttagtgagaaatcaaatcGTAAtacacatctgagaactcacacaggagagaagccattttcatgtcctgaatgtggaaactgttttagtgagaaatcaagtcttattaaacatcagagaactcacacaggagagaagccattttcatgtcctgaatgtgggaagtgttttagtgatAAATTTAGTCTTATTaatcatcagagaactcacacaggagagaagccattttcatgtcctgaatgtggaaagtgttttagtcagaaaccaagtcttattaaacatcagagaactcacacaggagagaagccatattcatgtcctaaatgtgaaaaatgttttactgataaatcaaatcttattaaacatcagagaattcacacagga